In Paenibacillus xylanilyticus, the genomic window TTGTGAAGACCGCCAGCCTGGCGAACAATCTCGTGTCCTGGTCTGAGGAACAGGTGGTAGGTATTGCTCAGAATAATCTGTGCATCCATCTCCTTCAACTCTTCAGGACTCATTGTTTTTACAGTCGCCTGGGTACCAACAGGCATAAAGGTTGGTGTCTCGATAATACCATGCGGTGTATGTACACGTCCCAGACGCGCACCGGATTGTTTACATGTTTTGATATGTTCATACGTAATTGCTGCCATTGGTTTTAATCATCCTCTAAAATTAATCGTTAGCCTCAGTATGCCTTTGTGAATCAATAGATTAACATGGCATCGCCAAAACTGAAAAAGCGGTATTTCTCTTGAATCGCCTGCTCATATGCATTCATGATATGTTCTCTGCCTGCTAGTGCACTAACTAACATAACAAGTGTCGATTTCGGCAGATGAAAGTTTGTAAGCATGCCATCTATAACTTTGAAATTGTAACCTGGGTAGATAAAGATTTTGGTCCAGCCGCTGCTCTCCTGAAGCACCCCATCTTCGAACTTGCTGCCTACCGTTTCAAGCGTTCGACAGCTCGTCGTTCCTACTGCAAATACACGGTTACCACGTTTCTTCGTTTCGTTAATCAGGTTCGCCGTTTCCTGAGACATGGAGTAATACTCTTCGTGCATCTCATGCTCTTCCACAACATCAACAGACATTGGGCGGAATGTTCCGAGACCAACATGAAGCGTAATGAAAGTAACATTGACGCCTTTGGCACGGATCTGATCCAGCAGCTGATCCGTAAAATGCAGCCCAGCTGTTGGAGCCGCTGCTGATCCTTCGTGCTTTGCATACACCGTCTGGTATCTTTCGCGATCATCCAGAGTCTCTTTAATATAAGGAGGCAATGGCATCTCGCCCAAACGATCCAGGATCTCCTGGAAGATTCCGTTATAGGAGAATGTGAGGGTACGTGCACCCATTTCGCCTTCTTCATCAATGACAGCCTTAAGCTCATCACCGAATACAATAACTGAACCGGCTTTTAGCCTCTTCCCTGGTTTAACAAGAGCTTCCCAGCGGTCGCCTTCCACATTTTTCAGCAAAAGTACCTCTGCTTTGGCTCCGGTATCTTCTTTTGTACCGAACAGTCTCGCTGGCAATACCCGTGTGTCATTCAATACCAATGTGTCGCCAGGCTCTAGAAAGTTGATGATATCCGGGAACGAGCGATGGTTAACCTCACCGTTCTCCTTGTTCAATGTCAGCAGCCGCGATGCCGTACGATCAAGCAAAGGCGTCTGTGCAATCAACTGCTCTGGTAATTCAAAATCATATAAGTTCACATTCATTTTCAATTCATTCCTTAACAATAGTCGCATTTTGATAATAGTGTTTCAATATTGTCTGGTAATCATACCCTTCATCTGCCATACCTTTGGCACCCCATTGAGACAAGCCCAATCCGTGACCATTACCTTGGCCGATAAACATGAAGGTTTGACCCTGAGTTACTGCTCTGGCTTGACCATCACCGCTCATAACGACAAGAGCATTACCGGATGATGTTCCCGTTCCGGAAGCGGACAACACAGCAGCACCTTTTGATCCGGTTTTGCTTGAAGTTTGCCCGTCAGCGCCTAATACAGTATAACTTCCGGTCCCTGCAATATCAAATAAAGTACTCGGCAATCCTCCAAGTGCAGAACGATATGTATCTGCATATTTGACTGTCAAAGGTTGTCCATTCGCACTCACTTCAAGAGCTCTTCCTGAAGGTCCACGCTTTGTGACCTCCAGAGTTGAGATAGATGCCGGAACGGTGGTCGTTGTTTTCCCTTGTAACGCTTTAACCAACGCAGCAGAGGTAAATGGTCCTCTTACCCACGCGTAATCGTTGGATTGAGCCACTTTGGCCAAAACAACAGCCTCCGTGCCCGGGTTCATTTTCGCCACAGGTTCAACCGTGGATTGAATTAGCGGAATGGGACGTACATTGGTGTTTTGGGCAGTGACTGTGACTTTGGACAATCCTGCTTCTGTTTTAGTCGCTAATTCTTTTACATTATCCTCACGGATATATCCACTAACCCCTGAGCTTAGCAGTACATGGTACCATGTGTGTAAACCTGCCTGAGCTGACGCATCTCCAGGGCTGTCCACATTACTGAATACGCCTGCGCCCCCGTTCCATACTTCGGATGGGTGAGCCGTTTGGCCTCCAGCATTGGAAGAGAACACAGCTTCAACGATTTTACCGCCGCTTTTGATGACTTCACCTGCTGTTGCATCTACTGCACTTGTTACTTTATCGTTCTCCGAGCCTATTCCGTTATACGCTTGGCTGAGTGTCGTATCCACAACATTGGCGATTTTGAATCGCTCTCCCTGTTGAAGTGCGTAGGAACGAGCTGCGACAGCCTGAACTTTCAGAGCCTCTGCCGGCCAGGATGAATATACTTCAGCGCCTACAACCGAGTATAGATACTGCTCCAGCGGGACAACGTTGACCAAAGCCAAATCTCCGCCTACGATACTAACTTCCATGTCCCCACGGTATGTCCGTGCGGAACGCTCCAACACTTTAATCCCACTTCCATCACCCTGCACATAAGCTTTTGCTTCAGTTCCTGCAATCGTGTAATGTGGAGCAGTTTTCAGCGTATCTGTGCTGAGTCCCGCATCCTGTCGGATCATGAGCACATTGCTGTCAGATACTGGCGTCAAGCTTACGCCCGGTGCCTTGACTTCCACCGTTTTTTTCAATGCTGCTAGTTCTGCGTCCGTTACCGCTTCCCCGACCCACACTGAATATCCTTGAGCCCCGCCACTGAGCTGCAATACGGTAATGGCATTGATTCCAACGGCTAAGAGCGATTCCTGTGCAGCCACAGCTTCCTGAAGCGAACTGTAGCTCCCTGCTGACAAATGTTTGTTTCCCGTTACCACCGGTTTTTGACCGCCGAGCCCTGCTGCTGCCACCTTTTGCACTCGTGCAACAGCTTGTGTAGCCAAAGCTTCTGTCGCATAATTTCCTGTGTATAATTGATACGTGGCCTTACCGCTCAACGTCGTTGTGAACAGCAATGGTTTATCACTGGTCGCCTGCAACAATTTTGCTGCTGGTGCAGCAGTCTTAAAGTCCC contains:
- the queA gene encoding tRNA preQ1(34) S-adenosylmethionine ribosyltransferase-isomerase QueA, encoding MNVNLYDFELPEQLIAQTPLLDRTASRLLTLNKENGEVNHRSFPDIINFLEPGDTLVLNDTRVLPARLFGTKEDTGAKAEVLLLKNVEGDRWEALVKPGKRLKAGSVIVFGDELKAVIDEEGEMGARTLTFSYNGIFQEILDRLGEMPLPPYIKETLDDRERYQTVYAKHEGSAAAPTAGLHFTDQLLDQIRAKGVNVTFITLHVGLGTFRPMSVDVVEEHEMHEEYYSMSQETANLINETKKRGNRVFAVGTTSCRTLETVGSKFEDGVLQESSGWTKIFIYPGYNFKVIDGMLTNFHLPKSTLVMLVSALAGREHIMNAYEQAIQEKYRFFSFGDAMLIY
- a CDS encoding SpoIID/LytB domain-containing protein, with amino-acid sequence MGKALQKKKWSRRLKVLAAALLTVGCLQVPAFAAESNGQMIRVAMFANLGSTYKSTTPLITLESTDKWSIGSESGAGLTLPAGQIRFSADGFRVKVLETGDFKTAAPAAKLLQATSDKPLLFTTTLSGKATYQLYTGNYATEALATQAVARVQKVAAAGLGGQKPVVTGNKHLSAGSYSSLQEAVAAQESLLAVGINAITVLQLSGGAQGYSVWVGEAVTDAELAALKKTVEVKAPGVSLTPVSDSNVLMIRQDAGLSTDTLKTAPHYTIAGTEAKAYVQGDGSGIKVLERSARTYRGDMEVSIVGGDLALVNVVPLEQYLYSVVGAEVYSSWPAEALKVQAVAARSYALQQGERFKIANVVDTTLSQAYNGIGSENDKVTSAVDATAGEVIKSGGKIVEAVFSSNAGGQTAHPSEVWNGGAGVFSNVDSPGDASAQAGLHTWYHVLLSSGVSGYIREDNVKELATKTEAGLSKVTVTAQNTNVRPIPLIQSTVEPVAKMNPGTEAVVLAKVAQSNDYAWVRGPFTSAALVKALQGKTTTTVPASISTLEVTKRGPSGRALEVSANGQPLTVKYADTYRSALGGLPSTLFDIAGTGSYTVLGADGQTSSKTGSKGAAVLSASGTGTSSGNALVVMSGDGQARAVTQGQTFMFIGQGNGHGLGLSQWGAKGMADEGYDYQTILKHYYQNATIVKE